One window of the Janthinobacterium sp. PAMC25594 genome contains the following:
- a CDS encoding TniQ family protein, with protein MVASHTWHPGTGRIASRWPVPVPLEADELLSTWLVRVALSQGCDPLALTGELWPKWRVWTLDLDRGVATERLRILERMSGIDMSALDAASLRTIAMAIGTAVPGDVAVVPWILALGSRNRQRHGGLQYCPQCFGTDKSPFYRLQWRLAWHNCCHVHSAALLDRCCHCAAPVEPHRLSPPTGLLNVCSSCGYDLRACHAMAADAGAMAFQITADDVVSCGYGKYGEFTLATTEWFLLSRYFLMLLRVAIRNSSSNLASCLVMLGADIPGMRPSLTGLGFELLPVGERAVFLAGTGKLLAAGPKRLLETAQALSLSSATLRQCLSNLPVHIRDIVDALPKQSRSRKSNSKTAEIAPLPRQTVTRIWARLQRKMRRIS; from the coding sequence ATGGTTGCGTCCCACACGTGGCATCCGGGAACTGGTCGGATAGCGTCTCGCTGGCCGGTGCCGGTACCACTGGAGGCAGACGAACTCCTCTCGACTTGGCTTGTTCGGGTGGCCTTGTCGCAAGGCTGTGATCCACTCGCGCTCACTGGAGAACTCTGGCCGAAGTGGCGAGTGTGGACGCTTGATCTTGATAGAGGCGTCGCTACTGAGCGATTACGCATCTTGGAGCGCATGTCTGGCATTGATATGTCCGCGCTGGACGCGGCATCACTGCGAACAATTGCAATGGCGATCGGAACGGCGGTACCCGGCGACGTAGCGGTCGTTCCGTGGATTTTGGCCTTGGGCTCGCGTAACCGTCAGCGTCATGGAGGCCTCCAATACTGCCCGCAGTGTTTTGGCACCGATAAATCTCCTTTCTATCGTCTTCAATGGCGCCTTGCATGGCATAACTGTTGCCACGTCCACAGCGCGGCGTTGCTTGATCGTTGTTGTCACTGTGCGGCCCCCGTCGAGCCACACCGCCTGTCGCCGCCGACGGGCCTTTTGAACGTCTGCTCATCATGTGGTTATGACCTGCGCGCATGCCACGCGATGGCCGCTGACGCCGGAGCAATGGCGTTCCAAATTACCGCTGACGATGTCGTTAGCTGTGGATATGGAAAATACGGTGAATTCACATTAGCCACTACCGAATGGTTTCTGCTCAGCAGATATTTCCTTATGTTGCTGCGTGTCGCTATACGTAACTCGTCGAGTAACTTAGCCAGCTGCTTGGTGATGCTGGGCGCTGATATACCTGGAATGCGTCCTTCGCTCACCGGGTTGGGTTTTGAATTGCTGCCGGTTGGGGAGCGCGCGGTGTTTTTGGCGGGCACTGGAAAACTACTGGCAGCTGGCCCGAAGCGCTTGCTGGAAACGGCGCAAGCCTTGTCACTGAGTTCGGCCACATTGAGGCAATGTCTGTCAAATCTACCTGTGCACATTCGCGATATCGTTGACGCTCTGCCAAAACAATCCCGCAGTCGAAAATCAAACAGCAAAACCGCAGAGATTGCCCCTTTGCCACGCCAGACGGTTACACGCATATGGGCGCGTCTCCAACGTAAAATGCGGAGGATTTCATGA
- a CDS encoding peptidase domain-containing ABC transporter, with protein sequence MAISSRQLSAVISFCLFANKHKIDVNSQKLISMGMIDEDKNPIELFHELAKKFQLKARVTKMGRAKASLFTYPFAYQNVDGVFILVMEKNDAGYVTVNPLFPAERGIATTSQLRDACDGKIIEVVETGSTQEEHRRFGMGWLGRRMLKFKALLWKIALASLVLQLFATATPLFSQIIIDKVLVRNNPSMLYVLGLGMFIVIAFELVLTILRSRQQAHIASKIDIALGTHIKRHLMRLPLGYFQHRSSGQVIGIFRELDTVRSFITGPSATSIVDISFIVIFLPLMYSYSGRLTLITIVTGLLMATVAIIAKPWELRNAKEFSFATTEAQTRLIEGISTIETVKALGAENIIRGRWEAAFARLVLATKETSGTQGSLQAINASIQRLSTLAILWLGAELVIQGQMSAGQLIAYQMLSMRVLHPMLRLTHLWHEVKKVEFALGRLGEIMNAATESDVSTHVGDTLPQGDIVLKNVSFRYGDQRTQALRNLTLTFGAGKFSALVGSSGSGKSTLLKLLLKLQQQSIGSIQYGASDLRGIDPVLLRKRVSLVVQDTQLFTMSVAENIAIRAPWASMEEIVAAAQCVGAHEFIDNLQHGYRTVLGENGVAVSGGQRQRIAIARAILDQPDVLILDEATSALDFPSEKLIYRNLFQIFKGRKIIVITHRIRSVEHCDTIHVLDQGALVASGSHAALMASCDAYRHMLEQGPVRAEANGSEEVQYG encoded by the coding sequence ATGGCAATTTCATCTCGCCAGCTTAGCGCAGTCATTAGTTTTTGTCTTTTTGCCAATAAACATAAAATAGATGTCAATAGCCAGAAATTAATTTCCATGGGCATGATTGATGAGGATAAAAATCCCATCGAACTATTTCATGAGTTGGCAAAAAAGTTCCAATTGAAAGCAAGAGTCACAAAAATGGGGCGCGCAAAGGCGTCATTATTCACCTATCCATTCGCGTACCAAAACGTTGATGGAGTATTCATACTGGTGATGGAAAAAAATGATGCTGGATATGTCACTGTCAATCCGCTTTTCCCAGCCGAGAGGGGTATTGCTACCACTTCCCAACTGCGTGACGCTTGCGATGGGAAAATAATTGAAGTGGTAGAGACGGGCAGCACGCAGGAGGAGCATCGGCGGTTTGGAATGGGCTGGTTGGGTAGGCGTATGCTCAAATTTAAGGCGCTGCTTTGGAAGATTGCTCTGGCTTCATTGGTGCTGCAGCTGTTTGCCACGGCAACTCCTTTATTCAGTCAGATCATTATCGACAAGGTATTGGTACGCAACAACCCTTCCATGCTGTATGTACTCGGTTTGGGTATGTTCATCGTCATCGCCTTTGAACTGGTGCTGACAATTCTTCGCTCCCGTCAACAGGCGCATATTGCCAGCAAAATCGATATTGCACTTGGAACCCACATTAAACGACATTTGATGCGACTACCACTGGGTTATTTCCAGCATCGTTCCAGCGGCCAGGTGATCGGCATTTTTCGCGAACTGGATACAGTACGCAGCTTTATTACTGGTCCATCAGCAACAAGTATCGTTGATATTTCATTTATTGTGATTTTTCTCCCTTTGATGTACAGCTACAGTGGCAGACTGACGCTGATTACCATAGTTACGGGCCTGCTCATGGCTACGGTAGCGATCATCGCCAAGCCTTGGGAGTTACGCAATGCCAAGGAATTTTCTTTCGCGACGACGGAAGCACAAACCCGATTGATCGAAGGCATTTCGACCATCGAAACCGTGAAAGCACTGGGTGCGGAAAATATCATCCGGGGTCGCTGGGAAGCAGCGTTTGCGCGATTGGTTCTTGCTACGAAGGAAACCTCCGGAACGCAGGGATCGTTGCAGGCCATCAACGCATCGATCCAGCGCCTGTCGACACTGGCGATTTTATGGCTTGGCGCGGAATTGGTGATACAAGGGCAGATGAGTGCTGGCCAACTGATTGCGTATCAGATGTTGTCGATGCGCGTGCTGCATCCGATGCTGCGGTTGACGCATTTGTGGCATGAAGTGAAAAAGGTGGAGTTCGCCCTCGGGCGACTTGGCGAGATCATGAACGCAGCCACAGAATCGGACGTATCGACCCATGTCGGCGACACCCTACCGCAGGGTGACATTGTGCTGAAGAACGTATCGTTTCGCTACGGTGATCAGCGTACTCAGGCTTTGCGCAACCTCACCCTGACGTTCGGCGCAGGGAAGTTCAGCGCCTTGGTCGGCAGCAGCGGCTCCGGCAAAAGCACATTGCTCAAGTTACTGCTCAAGCTGCAACAGCAAAGCATTGGCTCGATTCAATATGGAGCAAGCGACTTGCGCGGTATTGATCCGGTGCTGTTGCGCAAACGGGTCAGCCTTGTCGTGCAGGATACGCAACTCTTCACCATGTCTGTCGCCGAAAATATCGCTATCCGAGCGCCATGGGCCAGCATGGAGGAGATCGTGGCCGCTGCGCAGTGTGTCGGGGCGCACGAGTTCATTGACAATCTGCAGCATGGCTATCGTACCGTCCTAGGTGAAAACGGTGTGGCGGTTTCGGGCGGCCAGCGTCAGCGCATTGCCATCGCGCGCGCTATTCTGGACCAGCCGGATGTCCTTATCCTGGACGAAGCCACCAGCGCGTTAGATTTCCCAAGCGAGAAATTGATCTATCGCAATCTATTCCAGATATTTAAAGGAAGAAAAATCATTGTCATCACGCATAGAATTCGTTCAGTCGAGCACTGCGACACGATCCATGTGCTGGATCAAGGCGCGTTGGTGGCCAGTGGCAGCCACGCGGCGTTGATGGCCAGCTGTGATGCATATCGCCACATGCTGGAACAAGGCCCGGTGCGGGCCGAAGCGAATGGCAGCGAGGAGGTGCAATATGGCTGA
- a CDS encoding TniB family NTP-binding protein, translating to MSTYEHIHEDFRHIMALSAAERIEFLDHPRWIGYKVAQNILDTLQGLILKPMRPRMPNLLIVGDSNNGKTTIVARFRHLCGQPYVNDESEPVKPVIVAEAPPSADEKGLYISILEEFFAPYRATDPTSKLRYQTIHLFRACHVRMLIIDEFHSLLTGSPVKQREVMNAIKLLCNELAIPIVGVGTREAVRVLHTDPQHASRFDVMTLPAWELNVDFQRLLAGFEKVLPLKLGSNLHAPELAQRLYTISEGNTGNLHRLLIECAVEAIKSGKEQIDKTIVESKAWLRPTRGIRELVG from the coding sequence ATGAGTACTTACGAACACATTCACGAAGACTTCCGACATATTATGGCGTTGAGTGCCGCAGAGCGAATTGAGTTTCTGGATCACCCCCGCTGGATTGGGTACAAGGTCGCGCAAAACATCCTTGATACGCTCCAGGGCTTGATTCTCAAACCCATGCGTCCACGGATGCCCAATCTGCTTATCGTCGGTGACTCCAACAACGGCAAGACGACTATCGTCGCGCGTTTTCGTCATCTGTGTGGGCAACCTTATGTCAATGACGAATCTGAACCAGTCAAACCGGTCATTGTCGCGGAGGCGCCGCCAAGTGCGGATGAGAAAGGCTTGTACATCTCGATCCTGGAAGAATTTTTTGCGCCCTATCGGGCAACCGACCCGACATCAAAACTCAGATATCAAACTATCCATCTGTTCAGGGCTTGCCACGTCCGCATGCTTATCATTGATGAATTCCACTCCCTGCTCACGGGTTCGCCGGTAAAGCAGCGTGAGGTCATGAATGCCATCAAACTGCTGTGTAATGAGCTGGCGATCCCGATCGTCGGTGTCGGTACACGGGAGGCAGTGCGTGTTTTGCATACAGACCCACAGCATGCCAGTCGTTTCGACGTCATGACGCTGCCAGCCTGGGAACTCAATGTCGACTTTCAACGTCTGCTGGCTGGATTCGAAAAGGTATTGCCACTCAAGTTAGGATCGAATCTGCATGCGCCGGAGCTTGCTCAGCGGCTCTACACGATCTCCGAAGGTAACACAGGTAATCTGCATCGCCTATTGATTGAGTGCGCTGTCGAAGCGATCAAGTCCGGCAAGGAACAGATTGATAAGACTATCGTGGAGAGTAAAGCATGGTTGCGTCCCACACGTGGCATCCGGGAACTGGTCGGATAG
- a CDS encoding Mu transposase C-terminal domain-containing protein gives MSTETEYVISNDAFEPIRERVNVNVGGLVQRGETIFRIVQVLDFESLIGVNVDTGQSASLRIGDLRSIERSPTVTQNASQDLGDIADEDWRIAQERLAAIKPLVDAGRLGRENVEARASELKINPATLYRWLQRYKAYGVVTALIPQKRGWKQGNGRIDQDAEALIEQVIRDFYLTLQRPTAQKAITEVLRACQAKGITPPSPTAIRARISRIAEKEQLRGRGHKEKAKNKFLPAAGSFPNATFPLAVMQIDHTPADIILVDDVYRKPIGRPWITLAMDVHTRVVTGYYLSFDPPSETSVAMCVAHSMLPKDDWMLLHKVDAEWPVWGVPRTIYVDNGADFRSNNFQQSCLMYGISLEFRPVKQPRYGGHIERMLGTLLREIHDLPGTTFSSVKERDGYDSEKHATLTKSEFEEWLVTLITKLYHRRLHSAIGLSPMRKWEIGIFGNAEVQGIGVPPRPADRLTILLDFLPFFRRTVQTFGVTIDGLSYYAEALRPWINAQDENTKKKKDLIFRRDPRDISTIWFFDPKLEHYFKIPLADLTLPAMSIWEYQQAKDKLKRDGVASVNEHQILHAITELRSRVDEAAEKTKAARRQAQRRKEHAKNVSPAQPLPAPKLPVQVQSAMALQDGLLDGEINDFGDIA, from the coding sequence ATGTCTACTGAGACCGAATATGTAATATCCAATGATGCTTTCGAGCCCATCCGCGAGCGCGTTAATGTGAACGTAGGCGGACTCGTCCAGCGCGGTGAGACTATCTTCCGTATTGTTCAAGTGCTCGATTTTGAGTCACTCATCGGCGTGAATGTCGATACGGGCCAAAGCGCATCTTTGCGAATTGGTGATCTGCGCTCGATTGAGCGTTCGCCAACTGTCACTCAGAATGCCAGTCAGGATTTGGGAGATATCGCCGATGAAGATTGGCGTATCGCTCAGGAGCGCCTTGCAGCAATCAAACCACTCGTCGACGCAGGTCGCCTTGGTCGCGAGAATGTCGAGGCGCGGGCGAGCGAACTGAAGATCAACCCTGCGACGTTGTATCGCTGGCTTCAGCGTTATAAAGCGTACGGGGTTGTAACGGCGCTCATTCCGCAAAAGCGTGGCTGGAAACAGGGAAATGGTCGAATTGATCAAGATGCTGAGGCATTGATTGAGCAGGTGATTCGTGACTTCTACTTAACGCTACAACGACCCACCGCTCAAAAGGCGATCACCGAGGTCTTACGTGCTTGCCAAGCCAAGGGGATTACTCCGCCTAGTCCCACAGCAATTCGCGCGAGGATTTCTCGTATTGCTGAGAAGGAACAACTGCGCGGCCGTGGCCACAAGGAAAAAGCCAAGAACAAATTTCTTCCCGCCGCAGGCAGCTTTCCCAACGCCACTTTCCCGCTCGCCGTCATGCAAATTGATCACACGCCAGCCGATATCATCCTGGTTGATGATGTGTACCGAAAGCCGATTGGCCGTCCTTGGATCACGCTGGCAATGGACGTGCACACGCGTGTGGTGACAGGATATTACCTGTCATTCGATCCACCATCGGAGACCTCGGTCGCCATGTGCGTTGCGCATTCCATGTTGCCTAAAGACGATTGGATGTTGCTTCACAAGGTGGATGCAGAATGGCCTGTTTGGGGTGTTCCAAGGACAATTTACGTTGATAACGGCGCAGATTTTCGCTCCAATAACTTTCAACAGTCGTGCCTGATGTACGGCATCAGTTTGGAGTTTCGGCCAGTCAAACAACCGCGATACGGCGGCCATATCGAACGTATGCTTGGCACGCTACTGCGCGAGATCCACGATCTGCCTGGTACCACCTTTTCTTCAGTGAAGGAACGGGACGGTTATGACTCCGAGAAGCACGCAACGCTCACGAAGTCGGAATTCGAGGAGTGGCTAGTTACCCTTATAACCAAGCTCTATCATCGACGCCTGCACTCCGCGATCGGCCTGTCGCCAATGCGCAAATGGGAAATCGGAATATTTGGTAACGCTGAGGTTCAGGGTATTGGTGTGCCACCCCGGCCCGCCGACAGGCTCACAATCCTGCTCGATTTTTTGCCATTTTTCCGCCGCACTGTGCAAACCTTTGGTGTCACTATCGATGGACTGAGCTACTACGCCGAAGCATTGCGGCCGTGGATTAACGCCCAGGATGAGAACACGAAGAAAAAGAAAGATCTGATTTTTCGACGCGACCCGCGTGACATCAGCACGATCTGGTTTTTTGATCCCAAGCTTGAGCATTATTTCAAGATACCGCTGGCGGACCTGACTTTGCCAGCGATGAGCATTTGGGAGTATCAGCAGGCCAAGGATAAATTGAAACGTGATGGCGTGGCCAGCGTGAACGAGCATCAGATCCTCCATGCGATCACCGAGCTACGCAGCCGAGTCGATGAAGCGGCGGAGAAGACTAAAGCAGCTCGCCGGCAGGCGCAACGCCGGAAAGAGCACGCCAAGAATGTGTCGCCTGCACAGCCCTTGCCAGCGCCGAAGTTGCCAGTCCAAGTTCAATCCGCGATGGCGTTACAAGATGGCCTGCTTGACGGTGAAATTAACGACTTTGGGGATATTGCATGA
- a CDS encoding TnsA endonuclease N-terminal domain-containing protein: MNQNSCDELVPYQTRKIKPTRRSVSGVYPFRGDVAVPFESTLERDFLMRSEFFLDVLDVIAQPAQIPFLGVNGQTYTYTPDFLVYYKLGNRSYSDYPKPLLVEIKPQVEWRQHWRSWLPKWKTARHYAHEQGWQFRIHDESRVRDKVFENIRFFERYKRMSFSPEESQCVIDSVQQMGAAPIHYLLARHFMGLYRSQGVAHIWHLIATRRLDCDVSKSINEFSEVWIPTNVY; encoded by the coding sequence ATGAACCAAAATAGCTGCGACGAGCTTGTGCCGTATCAAACTCGCAAAATTAAGCCGACCCGTCGGAGCGTATCCGGGGTGTATCCCTTCCGTGGCGACGTGGCAGTCCCGTTCGAGTCTACGTTGGAGCGTGATTTTTTGATGCGGTCCGAGTTCTTCTTGGATGTGCTCGACGTCATAGCTCAACCTGCGCAGATACCCTTTTTGGGAGTAAATGGGCAGACCTATACCTACACTCCTGACTTCCTGGTGTATTACAAACTGGGTAACCGTAGTTACAGCGACTATCCCAAACCTTTGCTCGTTGAGATCAAGCCTCAAGTGGAATGGCGGCAACATTGGCGTAGCTGGTTGCCGAAATGGAAGACTGCGCGACATTACGCGCATGAGCAAGGCTGGCAGTTCCGCATACATGATGAGTCGCGCGTGCGCGACAAAGTTTTTGAAAATATCCGCTTTTTCGAGCGATACAAGCGTATGAGCTTCTCTCCGGAAGAGAGCCAATGTGTGATTGACAGCGTTCAACAGATGGGGGCCGCACCCATTCACTACCTTCTTGCCCGCCATTTCATGGGGCTATACCGTAGCCAAGGTGTGGCACACATCTGGCATTTGATCGCAACTCGACGTTTGGACTGTGACGTCAGCAAAAGCATCAACGAATTTTCTGAAGTATGGATTCCTACAAATGTCTACTGA